In a genomic window of Brettanomyces nanus chromosome 1, complete sequence:
- a CDS encoding uncharacterized protein (EggNog:ENOG41) — MPISTFFAFAQAKTTQVKPPVMTSSADTPFKVQAIYSWGGEDKSKDLGFIEGDIIEVLRVSPDNSLYYGKSLRTKLFGSFSSKHAKVLHIKENASHRSQNASCYSNLPRSTSVNSFRYSRKNSSSPSIPSTMSQYGGSLTVGRSDSAQSLSKLKRDRGKVYSPNSISSGSGSPNSDLFSLKHQSYSYSDFEEHKNEKTDEDVLRRLPPIPPKHRYESESPTASRKSMRSSYVQQLLDLSTSSSDTHSSSAFGYSDLSATSAGSYMRHQEHRTPRQTMSETDRQDMLSRMLNDDDKLKQPSFFKKLLGGGTKIERPSLDEQIFQTSQEKLATLSLMDSQISFDNSGRRLSETPDDFFAAKESTQIELDRVKTLTGNDRAHRKARTLEEEPDLILQPHKFLSTINKNEVVSNTKRNYGLDSTPLAYVDRYIDHLPPDRFVSLQEIVTKRIDGHFNTPLEKLRAIYTFLTTRFKLIALDNEKLSTKVMPGGETIKDIVYSGQCSSHQLTWLFFIMSSALDMNVELILGYFKRPFDYNDDHLCDDKGLLTLNHSWISVLIDGEYRLVDVALGNPTNNVVTRELTVVPDSTALEEHFDFYFLAKPLDLIYTHVPLHVDSQRIVPPLDPLAQLALPPLYPSFITNGLRLYKFNQAIFRLQDYEVIDFDLEIPTDFEVIALVRPLDTTNYAPEKALVQMYWKSGRRMAKIKATLPPNCSIGFICCYGRPTELLNSEGTEMNNRQLRQGFSLLLSVPCFHKGKFSEVEWCHVSPLPCTLASNDVYIKEPQISNLTLTGSYGFIIKVCSSQKNKSLDEFRSMLISPSGSFSELERIDDETWEVRKTLREMGEWRLVVPNEESGKWHVHARWHCK, encoded by the coding sequence AGTTTCTCCTCCAAGCATGCCAAGGTGCTGCATATTAAGGAGAATGCATCTCATAGAAGTCAGAATGCTAGCTGTTACAGCAATCTCCCTAGATCTACCAGCGTTAATTCATTCAGATACTCTCGGAAAAACTCGTCCTCTCCATCGATTCCCTCTACAATGTCGCAATATGGTGGGAGTCTGACAGTTGGAAGGTCTGATTCAGCTCAATCTCTTAGCAAACTCAAAAGAGATCGAGGTAAAGTTTATTCTCCAAACTCGATCTCCTCTGGATCAGGTTCGCCCAATTCAGACTTATTTTCGTTGAAACATCAAAGTTATTCATACTCTGATTTTGAAGAGCACAAGAACGAAAAAACCGATGAGGATGTCTTGAGGAGACTACCTCCAATACCCCCTAAGCATAGATACGAAAGTGAATCCCCAACTGCATCCAGAAAAAGCATGCGATCATCATATGTTCAACAGCTACTGGACCTTTCAACAAGTTCCTCTGATACTCATAGCTCGTCTGCCTTTGGCTACTCAGATCTTAGTGCCACCTCTGCTGGCTCCTACATGAGGCATCAAGAGCATCGAACACCTAGACAAACCATGAGCGAAACTGATCGTCAAGATATGTTGTCCAGAATGctcaatgatgatgacaagTTGAAGCAGCcgagcttcttcaaaaagttgCTAGGTGGAGGCACCAAGATTGAGAGGCCTTCGTTGGATGAGCAAATCTTTCAGACATCTCAGGAGAAATTGGCCACACTCAGTTTGATGGATTCTCAGATCTCATTTGATAACTCGGGAAGAAGACTCTCGGAAACTCCTGatgatttctttgctgCCAAGGAGAGTACTCAGATAGAGCTTGATAGGGTTAAAACACTTACAGGAAATGACAGAGCACACCGAAAAGCAAGgactttggaagaagagccTGATTTAATCTTACAGCCGCATAAGTTTCTCAGCACAATTAACAAAAATGAGGTAGTTTCCAATACAAAGAGAAATTACGGCCTCGATTCTACTCCTTTGGCTTATGTGGACAGATATATAGATCATCTGCCACCAGACAGATTTGTCTCGTTACAGGAGATTGTAACAAAGCGTATTGATGGCCACTTTAATACACCTCTTGAAAAGTTGCGGGCCATCTACACTTTCCTAACGACTAGATTCAAACTTATCGCACTAGATAACGAAAAGCTGAGTACCAAAGTCATGCCAGGGGGTGAAACCATCAAAGATATAGTATATTCGGGTCAATGTAGCTCTCATCAGCTTACTTGgctctttttcattatgTCGAGTGCTCTTGATATGAATGTCGAGCTGATCCTCGGTTATTTTAAAAGGCCATTTGATTATAATGATGACCACTTGTGTGATGATAAAGGCCTGCTAACTTTGAATCATTCTTGGATTTCTGTTTTAATAGACGGCGAGTATCGGCTCGTTGATGTTGCTTTGGGAAATCCTACAAACAATGTTGTGACCCGTGAACTCACTGTTGTGCCCGACAGCACGGCATTAGAAGAACACTTTGATTTTTACTTTCTTGCCAAACCTTTGGATCTTATTTATACACACGTTCCATTGCATGTGGACAGCCAACGCATTGTTCCACCTTTGGATCCATTGGCGCAGCTTGCACTTCCACCATTGTATCCCTCCTTTATTACTAACGGACTAAGACTTTACAAGTTTAATCAGGCTATTTTTAGATTGCAGGATTATGAAGTGATCGACTTTGATCTTGAAATTCCTACTGACTTTGAAGTGATAGCTCTAGTTCGGCCCTTAGACACTACTAATTATGCTCCAGAGAAAGCGCTTGTGCAAATGTACTGGAAatcaggaagaagaatggcCAAAATCAAAGCTACTTTACCACCTAATTGCTCCATAGGATTCATTTGCTGTTATGGAAGACCTACAGAACTTTTGAATAGCGAAGGCACTGAAATGAACAATCGCCAACTACGGCAAGGATtctctttgcttctttccGTTCCATGCTTTCATAAGGGGAAATTTAGTGAAGTTGAATGGTGTCACGTCAGCCCCTTGCCATGCACATTAGCCTCTAATGACGTCTATATCAAAGAGCCGCAAATCTCTAATTTGACTCTTACTGGCTCCTACGGATTTATTATTAAGGTTTGTTCTAGCCAGAAAAATAAAAGCTTGGATGAATTTAGATCCATGCTGATCTCTCCGTCCGGTAGCTTTTCAGAGTTGGAGAGAATCGATGACGAGACCTGGGAAGTGAGGAAAACCTTGCGAGAAATGGGTGAATGGCGATTAGTGGTGCCTAACGAGGAAAGTGGGAAATGGCACGTTCATGCAAGGTGGCATTGTAAATAA